The Macrobrachium rosenbergii isolate ZJJX-2024 chromosome 18, ASM4041242v1, whole genome shotgun sequence genome has a window encoding:
- the LOC136848005 gene encoding putative nuclease HARBI1, producing the protein MKELAIEKDDWFNYMRMDHDTYLELLSQVSPLIEKKDTCMREAISPHERLSATLRFLATGRTYSDLKFTTIISQPSLSAIIPETCAAIYKCLGPKYLKFPSRQHEWEEIAKEFERVWNFPHCVGAVDGKHVKIVPPPESGSFYYNYKGFHSMVLMGIANAKYEFILCDFGINGRISDGGVINRTTFYDKLCKGHLNLPQENKIEGSEKVLPYVFIGDEAFAMRTDFLRPFSQKDLSYERRIFNYRLSRARRIIENVFGILVSRFRIFQTAINLLKKY; encoded by the exons ATGAAGGAACTAGCAATAGAAAAAGATGACTGGTTTAACTACATGCGAATGGATCATGACACATATTTGGAACTCTTAAGTCAGGTATCAcctttaatagaaaaaaaggacaCTTGCATGAGAGAAGCAATTAGTCCACATGAGCGTCTTTCAGCCACTTTGAGATTTCTTGCTACAGGAAGAACATATAGCGATCTAAAGTTTACAACAATTATATCGCAGCCTTCTCTCAGTGCAATAATCCCAGAAACATGTGCAGCAATCTACAAATGTTTAGGCCCAAAATATCTGAAG tttccatcaAGACAGCATGAGTGGGAAGAAATCGCAAAGGAGTTTGAGAGAGTCTGGAATTTTCCACACTGTGTCGGAGCTGTGGATGGCAAACATGTCAAGATTGTGCCACCTCCAGAATCAGGATCATTCTACTACAATTACAAGGGTTTCCATAGTATGGTACTAATGGGCATTGCCAATGCAAAGTATGAATTTATTCTTTGTGATTTCGGCATCAATGGACGAATTTCAGACGGAGGGGTAATAAACAGGACCACTTTTTATGACAAATTGTGCAAAGGACATTTAAATCTTccgcaagaaaataaaattgaaggttCTGAAAAAGTATTACCTTATGTGTTTATAGGCGATGAAGCTTTTGCTATGAGAACTGACTTTTTAAGACCCTTTAGTCAAAAGGACTTATCATATGAGAGAAGGATCTTTAATTATCGCCTGAGCAGGGCTCGCAGAATTATCGAAAACGTGTTTGGAATTTTGGTTTCGCGCTTTCGTATCTTTCAAACTGctataaatttattaaagaaatactaA